A single window of Undibacterium sp. 5I1 DNA harbors:
- a CDS encoding lipopolysaccharide biosynthesis protein, with translation MSFTKKFLSSSILSVIDQGMLSALNFAIGMLLIRLATKEDYGLYGQLYAGGLLAGLVVDSWIAGPLTTVASAVQESTRKALLRHYWIRQIWSTLLMGGLAFVIVAFIPAATHNSQPGYLLAIAFAAYVIGNGVREYGRTVGFIQSDIFAVLRQDIVYVTLVALSLLALYLTDHLGLEWIFTCLASSSIICSLLGIGRLKANTSDHSDHQNQTLSDTANETLSGAKISQVQEDLQQVIVDHQDTISGHGRWAILGVLVGWLSNYSYVYLSGAWLGVAAIADLNASRTLLMPIPLAVAAWSRIARPEASRLMAEQNWTGLRKLTLFSIAGIELVVLAYVGVMLLMLPWLEAHVIGSKYSGLDPLVMLWGAYFAINAARWVGTSWLSSGGAFRSLFYLGSVTLVLVLGITSWTIPHLGTSGAITALIAVEVFELFVVWKYILPGLQKNA, from the coding sequence ATGAGCTTCACCAAAAAATTTCTCTCTTCTTCTATCTTGTCCGTGATTGATCAGGGCATGCTCAGTGCGCTGAATTTTGCGATTGGCATGCTATTGATACGTCTGGCGACCAAAGAGGATTACGGTTTATACGGCCAATTGTACGCTGGTGGTTTGCTGGCCGGCCTGGTAGTGGATTCCTGGATTGCCGGTCCTTTGACGACGGTTGCCAGTGCAGTGCAAGAGAGCACCAGAAAAGCCTTGTTACGTCACTACTGGATACGCCAGATCTGGAGCACGCTGTTGATGGGAGGACTGGCATTTGTGATTGTCGCCTTTATCCCCGCAGCGACGCACAACAGTCAGCCTGGCTATTTACTGGCGATTGCTTTTGCGGCGTATGTGATTGGTAATGGCGTGCGTGAATACGGTCGTACTGTTGGTTTTATTCAATCGGACATTTTTGCCGTACTGCGTCAGGATATTGTTTATGTGACTTTGGTCGCACTGAGTTTGCTAGCGCTGTATTTGACAGATCATCTTGGTCTGGAATGGATTTTTACTTGTCTGGCGAGCTCCTCAATCATCTGTTCATTACTCGGCATCGGACGTTTAAAAGCCAATACTAGTGACCACAGCGACCATCAAAATCAGACCTTAAGTGATACCGCAAATGAGACACTGAGTGGCGCAAAAATTTCCCAAGTCCAGGAAGATTTGCAGCAAGTAATTGTCGATCATCAGGACACCATTAGCGGGCATGGCCGCTGGGCGATTTTAGGTGTGCTGGTCGGCTGGCTATCTAACTACAGCTATGTATATTTGTCCGGCGCGTGGTTAGGCGTGGCGGCGATTGCGGATCTAAATGCCTCACGTACTTTATTAATGCCCATACCGCTGGCAGTGGCAGCATGGTCGCGGATCGCGCGGCCAGAAGCTAGCCGCCTGATGGCGGAGCAAAACTGGACTGGTCTGCGCAAGCTAACCTTGTTTTCCATCGCCGGGATTGAGCTGGTGGTACTGGCATACGTTGGCGTAATGCTGCTGATGTTGCCCTGGCTAGAGGCGCATGTGATCGGTTCCAAATACAGCGGGCTTGATCCCCTGGTGATGCTGTGGGGCGCCTACTTTGCGATCAACGCCGCACGTTGGGTCGGTACCTCTTGGCTAAGCAGCGGCGGCGCTTTTCGTTCCCTGTTTTATCTGGGGAGCGTGACTTTGGTACTGGTATTGGGCATCACCTCATGGACCATACCGCACCTCGGCACGTCGGGCGCGATTACCGCGTTGATCGCGGTAGAAGTGTTTGAACTCTTCGTAGTGTGGAAATATATTCTGCCGGGTTTGCAGAAGAACGCGTGA
- a CDS encoding metallophosphoesterase family protein, with the protein MLLAVLTDVHANREALEAVLAHAQQQKVDQYAFLGDLIGYGADPAWVMSTVMEYAQRGAHVLMGNHDIGLLQEDRQGMNPTARQVVEWTRSQLNEAQIGFIRDLPYRIELPDILLVHANAWAPEHWEYVDGVMEAMRSMYATKAHITFCGHVHLPRLYHMTLAGKTGEFLPAPEHSIPLNKQRRWLVIPGAVGQPRDGNPAACYATFDTETLELTYYRIPYDHETTALKVIAAGLPAVLAQRLVSGN; encoded by the coding sequence ATGCTGCTCGCCGTTCTCACCGATGTACATGCCAATCGCGAAGCACTGGAAGCTGTCCTGGCTCATGCGCAGCAGCAAAAGGTCGATCAATATGCATTTTTGGGCGATCTAATTGGCTATGGCGCTGATCCCGCTTGGGTGATGAGTACGGTAATGGAGTATGCCCAGCGCGGTGCGCATGTACTCATGGGCAACCATGACATAGGCCTGCTGCAAGAGGACAGACAAGGCATGAACCCCACCGCACGACAAGTCGTAGAGTGGACCCGCTCACAACTGAACGAAGCGCAGATCGGCTTTATTCGTGATTTACCTTACCGCATAGAGCTGCCCGACATTCTGCTGGTCCATGCCAACGCCTGGGCGCCCGAACATTGGGAATATGTCGATGGTGTGATGGAGGCCATGCGCAGCATGTACGCGACCAAAGCGCACATCACGTTTTGCGGCCACGTCCATTTACCACGGCTGTACCACATGACTCTGGCAGGCAAAACCGGCGAATTTTTACCTGCGCCAGAACACAGTATTCCACTCAACAAACAACGCCGCTGGCTGGTGATACCCGGCGCAGTCGGGCAACCGCGAGACGGCAATCCGGCTGCGTGTTACGCCACTTTTGATACAGAAACACTAGAGCTGACCTACTACCGCATCCCGTACGATCACGAAACAACTGCGCTCAAAGTGATCGCCGCCGGTTTGCCTGCAGTTCTGGCACAGCGCCTGGTGAGCGGCAACTAA
- a CDS encoding bifunctional serine/threonine-protein kinase/universal stress protein encodes MPAPPAPPAPSAPSPPKSDNGPVEHAKLASSSPLHHRVLHTGMQVNGYLLEEKLHTGGMAALWRISDLQQRHPPELSGPGDIDEQDTTQPALIMKVPLLFSSEDPTAIVAFEVEQMIMPKLKGKHVPRYFGSGDFDAQPYIVMEHIAGESLRSRFDQAPPPVAEVVDIGIKIAHALQDLHRQGVIHLDIKPSNIMFRADGSAVLIDFGLSRHDKLPDLLDEEFRLPLGTGPYISPEQVLGVRNEPRSDLFALGVLLYHLATGQRPYGYPTTVNGLKKRLYRDPIPPRSHNPNIPDWLQEIILRCLEVNPAARFDTAAQLALSLQYPDQLTLTDRAAKTGQDGYLSVLKRRFQAAGSEPALPHSVTEQLSQAPIIMVALDLSNPTNASTQLADSLRNITERTLQTKQGARLACVTVRKVNRIGMDDSLIQQGQNIHVKQLVDLKHWARPLNITPDKITFHVLEAHDPATAILDYANNNDVDHIIIGSRGSSAIKRYLGSVSTQVVAESHCTVTVVKVNEK; translated from the coding sequence TTGCCAGCTCCGCCAGCACCGCCAGCACCTTCAGCACCGTCACCACCGAAGAGCGACAACGGTCCAGTTGAACACGCCAAGCTGGCTTCAAGTTCGCCCTTACATCACCGCGTTCTGCACACGGGCATGCAAGTCAATGGCTACCTTCTGGAAGAAAAATTACACACTGGCGGCATGGCAGCCTTATGGCGTATCAGCGATCTGCAACAACGCCACCCGCCGGAACTAAGCGGACCGGGCGATATTGACGAGCAAGATACAACCCAGCCTGCACTGATCATGAAAGTACCGCTGCTTTTTTCCAGCGAAGACCCCACTGCCATCGTCGCGTTTGAGGTCGAACAAATGATCATGCCCAAACTCAAGGGCAAGCATGTACCGCGATATTTCGGCTCCGGTGATTTTGATGCGCAACCGTATATCGTCATGGAACACATCGCTGGCGAATCACTGCGCAGCCGCTTTGATCAGGCCCCGCCGCCCGTGGCCGAGGTGGTCGATATCGGCATCAAGATCGCGCATGCGCTGCAAGATTTACATCGTCAGGGCGTGATCCATCTCGATATCAAACCCAGCAATATTATGTTCCGCGCAGATGGTTCCGCCGTGCTGATTGATTTTGGTTTATCGCGACATGACAAACTGCCCGACTTGCTGGATGAAGAATTTCGACTGCCACTCGGCACCGGTCCCTACATCTCGCCAGAGCAAGTGCTCGGTGTGCGTAACGAACCCCGCAGCGATTTATTCGCCTTAGGTGTTTTGCTGTATCACCTGGCGACTGGTCAACGTCCGTATGGATATCCGACCACCGTCAATGGTTTGAAAAAACGTTTATACCGCGACCCGATTCCACCACGCAGCCACAATCCCAACATCCCCGACTGGCTACAAGAAATTATTTTGCGCTGCCTGGAAGTCAATCCCGCAGCCCGGTTTGACACCGCCGCCCAGCTCGCTTTGTCACTGCAATATCCAGACCAATTAACACTCACAGACAGAGCAGCAAAAACCGGGCAAGACGGCTATTTATCGGTACTCAAACGACGCTTCCAGGCCGCAGGCTCAGAGCCTGCATTACCGCACAGCGTCACCGAGCAATTATCGCAAGCACCTATCATCATGGTCGCACTGGACTTGAGTAATCCCACCAACGCCTCAACACAATTAGCCGACAGCCTGCGCAACATCACCGAACGCACACTGCAAACCAAACAAGGCGCACGACTCGCCTGCGTCACCGTGCGCAAAGTCAACCGCATCGGCATGGACGACAGCCTGATCCAGCAAGGCCAAAATATCCACGTCAAACAATTAGTCGACCTAAAACACTGGGCAAGACCACTCAACATCACCCCAGACAAAATCACTTTCCACGTACTAGAAGCGCACGATCCCGCAACTGCCATCCTCGACTACGCCAACAACAACGACGTCGACCACATCATCATAGGATCAAGAGGAAGTTCCGCCATCAAACGCTATCTGGGCAGCGTATCCACACAAGTAGTCGCCGAATCGCATTGCACGGTGACTGTGGTGAAGGTGAATGAGAAGTAG
- a CDS encoding alpha/beta fold hydrolase, translating to MTTSDKQLLADAPSSESTHASTLTSIHTSVFRPAFTAADIPTTSPMNTEQHAAKAFWFGDADTPLLAWYHPPKTAMRNSGVVLCPPFGHEYMVSYLSYKHLAMQLAEAGFPVCFFDYDGCGDSAQSDTARVAAWQHNIRQAAEQLRRLSGVEQISLFGMRMGALLAAGLATELASPALLMLAPVISGRAYVRELMVLRGMSGVGAAHKSNEAKPSEHSVSDDELTGYTFCASTRAALSELNILNLASPPAAVMIAARDDISGQEAKLATTWRRDEYQMHLITTPGYAAMMTEDAHESSVPHAIWAEMCQWLIQQIPLQQGSLQDQQNDTTSTSANMLTKRCRIRHGEQVLQEEIVQFDGMVGIVTQPSPTATSTDIGINKDKDKDKNDTARPAIILTNVGANHRVGNHRLYVTMARTLAAQGFTVLRYDKRGIGYSQPTPDEQENDVHGLQGVEDIGSAMQFMQQAYGQPSFVLAGLCSGAYLSYLAAVHDPRVTGLILMNQLTFHWRAGNVIQTKKAATFKSTQFYFKAATHGNTWRRMLRDKIASRKIFRNLAKKLIQKLLDHIRHRLAHFMKTHHLLGPVARNFKAMQARGVELVFVFDANDSSIDLMTKHLGSNAHLLQHRDSLKIEVIKGVDHTFTPMWSQTYLATMLAQHLAKRFP from the coding sequence ATGACGACATCAGACAAGCAGTTACTAGCCGATGCGCCGTCGTCAGAATCGACACACGCATCGACGCTCACATCAATCCATACGTCGGTATTTAGACCCGCATTTACGGCGGCAGACATCCCGACAACATCGCCAATGAATACAGAGCAGCATGCCGCAAAGGCATTCTGGTTTGGCGATGCAGATACGCCTTTGTTAGCGTGGTATCACCCGCCTAAAACAGCGATGCGCAATTCTGGCGTGGTACTTTGCCCGCCCTTTGGGCATGAGTATATGGTCTCGTATCTTTCGTATAAGCACTTGGCGATGCAATTGGCAGAGGCTGGCTTTCCGGTTTGTTTTTTTGATTATGATGGCTGCGGTGACTCTGCCCAGAGTGATACGGCGCGGGTGGCTGCCTGGCAGCACAATATACGTCAGGCGGCAGAACAACTACGCCGCTTGTCCGGTGTGGAGCAGATCAGTTTGTTTGGTATGCGCATGGGCGCTTTACTCGCAGCAGGCCTGGCAACTGAGTTAGCCTCACCTGCGCTGCTAATGCTGGCACCGGTAATATCTGGTCGAGCCTATGTGCGTGAACTGATGGTCTTGCGCGGCATGAGTGGCGTTGGCGCCGCGCATAAAAGTAATGAAGCAAAACCATCTGAACATAGCGTCAGTGATGATGAGCTGACGGGCTATACATTTTGCGCCAGCACGCGTGCAGCTTTAAGCGAATTAAACATCCTCAATCTGGCATCGCCACCGGCTGCCGTTATGATCGCCGCGCGTGATGATATCTCTGGTCAAGAGGCCAAACTGGCGACGACCTGGCGGCGTGATGAATATCAGATGCATCTGATTACCACGCCAGGTTATGCCGCAATGATGACCGAAGATGCGCATGAGTCCAGTGTACCGCATGCGATCTGGGCAGAAATGTGCCAATGGTTGATACAGCAAATCCCGTTGCAGCAAGGCTCATTACAAGATCAGCAGAACGATACAACATCTACCTCAGCAAACATGCTGACCAAGCGCTGTCGTATCCGGCATGGCGAACAAGTATTGCAGGAAGAAATCGTGCAGTTTGATGGCATGGTTGGCATCGTTACCCAGCCTAGCCCGACCGCCACCAGCACCGATATCGGAATCAACAAAGACAAAGACAAAGACAAAAACGACACTGCGCGACCAGCCATTATCCTCACCAATGTCGGTGCCAATCATCGCGTCGGCAATCATCGCTTATATGTGACGATGGCGCGCACACTGGCTGCGCAAGGCTTTACTGTTTTGCGTTATGACAAGCGAGGCATTGGCTATAGTCAACCAACACCAGATGAGCAGGAAAATGATGTACACGGATTGCAAGGCGTGGAGGATATCGGCTCTGCCATGCAGTTTATGCAGCAAGCTTACGGACAACCCAGCTTTGTGCTGGCGGGCTTATGTTCTGGCGCGTATCTGTCGTATCTGGCAGCGGTACACGACCCGCGTGTGACCGGTCTGATATTGATGAATCAGCTAACGTTTCACTGGCGTGCCGGTAACGTAATACAGACGAAAAAAGCAGCGACCTTTAAATCAACCCAGTTTTATTTTAAAGCGGCGACGCATGGCAATACCTGGCGTCGCATGCTCAGAGACAAAATTGCCTCTCGTAAGATTTTTAGAAATCTTGCTAAAAAATTGATACAAAAACTGCTCGATCATATACGACATCGTTTAGCGCATTTTATGAAAACTCATCACCTGCTAGGACCTGTCGCCAGAAACTTTAAGGCCATGCAGGCGCGTGGAGTGGAATTAGTATTTGTGTTTGATGCCAACGACAGCAGCATCGATCTGATGACCAAACATCTGGGCAGCAATGCCCATCTTTTGCAGCACAGAGACAGTCTTAAAATTGAAGTGATCAAGGGTGTTGACCATACCTTCACACCAATGTGGTCGCAAACTTACCTAGCGACCATGCTGGCGCAGCATCTGGCTAAGCGCTTCCCATAA
- the queC gene encoding 7-cyano-7-deazaguanine synthase QueC, translating into MNSLNDSALVLFSGGQDSTTCLAWALSRYQRVETIGFDYGQRHAIELGQRPILLEKMRGLSADWDSKLGEDHMIDLSLISQLSHTAMTEDIEIVMQENGLPNTFVPGRNLMFMMVAATLAYRRGANVLVGGMCETDFSGYPDCRDDSMKALQVALNLGMATRLKLETPLMWINKAQTWQLAEQLGGTDLVNLIRADTHTCYLGERGQLHAWGHGCGTCPACALRANGYQEYAAATA; encoded by the coding sequence ATGAACTCTTTAAACGATAGCGCACTGGTTCTGTTCAGCGGCGGCCAAGATTCCACCACCTGCCTGGCATGGGCTTTGTCACGCTATCAGCGAGTAGAAACCATCGGCTTTGATTACGGCCAGCGCCACGCGATCGAGTTGGGGCAACGCCCGATTTTGCTAGAAAAGATGCGCGGCTTGTCGGCCGACTGGGACAGCAAGCTGGGCGAAGATCATATGATCGACCTGTCGCTGATCTCGCAGCTATCCCACACCGCGATGACGGAAGATATAGAAATCGTCATGCAAGAGAACGGCCTGCCCAACACCTTTGTCCCAGGCCGCAATCTGATGTTTATGATGGTCGCCGCAACACTGGCGTACCGGCGCGGTGCCAACGTGCTGGTCGGCGGGATGTGCGAGACTGACTTCTCCGGCTACCCTGATTGCCGCGACGACAGTATGAAAGCCTTGCAAGTCGCACTCAACCTCGGCATGGCAACCCGGCTCAAATTAGAAACTCCGCTGATGTGGATCAACAAAGCCCAGACCTGGCAATTAGCAGAACAATTGGGCGGCACAGATCTGGTCAATCTGATCCGCGCAGACACCCACACCTGCTACCTCGGCGAGCGCGGACAATTGCATGCATGGGGTCACGGCTGCGGCACTTGCCCGGCCTGCGCACTACGCGCCAACGGCTATCAAGAATATGCCGCGGCAACGGCATAA
- a CDS encoding glycoside hydrolase family 2 protein, with translation MAKITHPGQTILDAEWQYAEVETGQFADASVLPSELNALIWKAAQVPGTVASAQREAKEFAYGATNYDDYDYWFRCECSLSQAASLRFDGLASLVDVYWNDALLFSADNMFRQYRVDMQAHQSGGTNGVISLRFKSVNATLKIRRPRARWRTKLVEQQQLRWLRTSLLGRIPGWSPPVAPVGPYRPLVIEAASVVKIIHADIRSSVRDGDGIVNATIEINTSVSVDSATLAISLCLGDQRLALTLAKKENEMHQLLAQGEMQIAQAQLWWPHTHGNPACTPALYRAHIEVTIGTQQYLFDLGKLGFRTIEVRQNDGDFHLYVNGVSVFCRGACWTPVDLISLAGDASDLLPTLTLARDAGMNMLRVGGTMLYESDDFYRLCDELGLLVWQDFMFANMDYPVDDPAFSDNIRQEATQFLDRTQLSPCIAVLCGSSEIEQQAAMLGVAPNLWRNHFFAESLPQLCNAMRPDATYIASSPSGGVMPFQLDAGVAHYFGVGAYLRPLEDARRAGLRFTSECLGFSNMPDDSTIEALLKNGEAPGTHPVWKQRVPRDSGTGWDFEDVRDHYMAQLFQLDPARLRYADPTRYLALARVTTGEVMAQTLAEWRRAGSSCHGALIWFLRDLWLGAGWGLIDASGKPKAAYYYAKRAMVPLSLLMTDEGLNGLALHLVNDSAVAYQGTLSLDLYRHGETRIAQGQLQIDLAPHSVMQVRADSMLEHFFDTTYAYRFGPPGHNVAVARFQTAPSSAHCEAFYFPLGIGQLSNPVERDLGLQAHFVQTDDDHVMLHISTRKLTLSLAIEVTGYQPEDNFFHLAPGTERHIRLTRLTHLSKNDITQKNLASADKIQGTVTALNAISPCKISISIANTNDRDAGNHLESSIT, from the coding sequence ATGGCCAAAATCACTCATCCCGGTCAAACCATCCTGGACGCTGAGTGGCAATATGCCGAGGTCGAGACAGGCCAGTTTGCAGATGCGTCTGTATTACCGTCTGAGTTAAATGCGCTGATCTGGAAAGCCGCCCAAGTACCGGGCACGGTGGCATCGGCACAACGTGAGGCAAAAGAATTTGCCTACGGTGCAACCAATTATGATGATTACGATTACTGGTTCCGTTGTGAATGCAGTTTGTCGCAAGCTGCCAGTTTACGGTTTGATGGGCTGGCAAGTTTGGTCGATGTGTACTGGAATGATGCACTGCTCTTCAGCGCGGACAATATGTTCAGGCAATATCGTGTAGACATGCAGGCACACCAGAGCGGCGGCACAAACGGCGTAATCAGTCTGCGTTTTAAATCAGTCAATGCAACTTTAAAAATCCGGCGTCCACGCGCACGCTGGCGCACTAAGCTAGTAGAACAACAGCAATTACGCTGGTTGCGCACCAGCTTGCTTGGTCGTATTCCCGGATGGTCGCCGCCGGTTGCGCCAGTCGGACCATATCGGCCTTTGGTTATCGAAGCTGCGAGCGTAGTCAAGATCATCCATGCCGATATCCGAAGCAGCGTGCGAGATGGCGACGGTATCGTCAATGCAACAATCGAAATTAATACGTCCGTGTCGGTTGATAGCGCTACTTTAGCCATTAGTTTATGCTTAGGCGATCAACGTCTTGCGCTCACACTGGCAAAAAAAGAAAATGAAATGCATCAGCTACTGGCGCAAGGAGAGATGCAGATTGCACAAGCGCAGCTTTGGTGGCCACATACGCACGGCAATCCGGCCTGCACTCCTGCGTTATACCGGGCACATATTGAAGTCACTATTGGGACACAACAATACCTGTTTGACTTAGGCAAGCTCGGCTTCAGGACGATAGAGGTGCGGCAAAATGATGGCGACTTCCATCTGTATGTGAATGGCGTCTCGGTATTTTGTCGCGGTGCCTGCTGGACACCGGTGGATCTGATCTCACTCGCTGGCGATGCATCTGATCTATTACCAACGCTGACATTAGCCCGCGATGCTGGTATGAATATGCTGCGGGTCGGCGGCACGATGTTGTATGAGAGCGATGACTTTTACCGGCTATGTGATGAACTTGGACTATTGGTGTGGCAGGATTTTATGTTCGCCAATATGGATTACCCGGTGGATGATCCTGCTTTTTCTGACAACATCCGCCAAGAAGCGACACAATTTTTAGACCGCACACAACTCTCCCCGTGCATCGCGGTGTTATGCGGCAGTTCAGAGATAGAGCAACAGGCAGCAATGCTTGGTGTAGCGCCAAATCTATGGCGCAATCATTTTTTTGCAGAGAGTTTGCCGCAGTTGTGTAATGCCATGCGGCCAGATGCCACCTATATTGCCTCCAGCCCTAGCGGCGGCGTCATGCCATTCCAGCTGGATGCGGGAGTTGCGCATTATTTTGGCGTTGGTGCTTATTTACGGCCACTGGAGGATGCGCGTCGCGCTGGTCTGCGCTTTACCTCTGAGTGTCTGGGCTTCTCAAATATGCCAGATGACAGCACGATAGAGGCACTGTTAAAAAATGGCGAAGCACCCGGTACACATCCAGTCTGGAAGCAACGGGTACCGCGTGATAGTGGTACAGGCTGGGATTTTGAGGATGTGCGCGATCACTATATGGCGCAATTATTTCAGCTCGATCCGGCGCGCTTACGCTATGCCGACCCGACGCGTTATCTGGCGCTGGCACGTGTGACAACTGGCGAAGTGATGGCACAAACTCTGGCTGAATGGCGGCGTGCAGGATCAAGTTGCCACGGTGCTTTGATCTGGTTTTTGCGTGATCTTTGGCTAGGTGCCGGCTGGGGGTTGATTGATGCCAGCGGCAAACCCAAAGCCGCTTATTACTACGCAAAAAGAGCGATGGTACCGTTAAGCCTATTAATGACGGATGAGGGTTTAAACGGCCTTGCGCTGCATCTCGTGAATGATAGCGCGGTCGCTTACCAAGGCACACTATCACTCGATTTATACCGGCATGGCGAGACTCGTATCGCGCAAGGACAACTCCAGATTGATCTGGCACCACATAGCGTGATGCAGGTACGTGCGGATAGTATGCTGGAACATTTTTTTGATACCACCTATGCCTATCGCTTTGGACCGCCCGGACATAATGTGGCGGTAGCGCGGTTTCAAACTGCACCGTCGTCAGCGCATTGCGAGGCCTTCTATTTCCCATTGGGCATCGGTCAGTTAAGTAATCCGGTCGAGCGCGATCTAGGCTTACAAGCGCATTTTGTGCAGACGGATGATGACCATGTGATGCTACATATCTCAACCCGAAAACTTACGCTGTCGCTGGCAATTGAGGTCACTGGATATCAGCCAGAGGATAATTTCTTCCACCTTGCACCTGGTACAGAGCGTCATATTCGTCTGACACGTCTGACGCACCTCAGCAAAAATGATATTACCCAGAAAAATCTGGCAAGTGCCGACAAGATCCAAGGGACAGTTACAGCGCTCAATGCCATCAGTCCGTGCAAGATTTCGATTTCGATTGCGAACACCAACGACCGTGATGCTGGAAACCATCTGGAAAGCAGCATCACATGA